Within Candidatus Hydrogenedentota bacterium, the genomic segment TTCCGATGTCGCGCCGGCGGCGGATGCCGCCCCGGACGCGGCTCCCGCGGCGGAAGGGACCACCTACACGATTGCGCCCGCGTCCACCATCAGCTTTATCGGTTCCAAGGTGACGGGGTCGCACGATGGCGGCTTCAACCAGTTTGCGGGAACGGTGACCGTCCCCGGCGAAGACCTGACGCAGGCGAGCATTGAAGTTACGATCGACATGACGTCCGTCTGGTCGGACGCGGATGGGCTTACCCGGCACCTGCTCAGCGCGGACTTCTTCGAGGTTGAGACGTATCCCGAATCGCGCTTTGTGTCCACGGCCATCGCGAAAGAAGGCGACGCCTACACGGTCACCGGCGATTTCACGCTGCACGGGGTGACCAAATCCATTGCGTTTCCCGCGAACTTGAGCCTCGCGGGCGACAAGGTCACCGCCAGCGCGGAGTTTGATATCAACCGCAAGAACTTCGAGATTGTGTATCCCGGGAAGCCCGACGATCTAATCCGCGACGAGGTCGTGATCAAGCTCAATATCGAAGCGACCGCTTCCTGATTTCGCAAACACGTGCAGCAAAACGCCCGGACCGCTGGGGTCCGGGCGTTTTCGTATGAATGAGGGGGATGATGCCGTGGGCGCGAAGGGTGGAGCGCCTACGAGAGAAAGTTGAGCAGGCTGGGTTGTATGACGCGCGCGCCGGCGTTGAGCGATGCCTGCAAGGCGTTCGACTGCGCGTTCAATTGCAGAATAGTCTCCGCGAAATCCGCGTCAATGTTGTCCGAAATCACCTGGAGCAGCTGCTGGTTGATTTCCTCCAGGTTTGAGCGCACGCGGTCGACGCGATTCTGTATCGAGCCCACGCGCGCAAGCGAAATGAGTACCTGTTCCTGGGCGGAGGCCAGTTCGTCCAGCCGGGTCTCCAGGGCGTTCAGATCGCCCGCGCGCAGGTTCTCCCGGATGTCCAGGACGGTCTGGAAAATATCCGCTCCGCTGGCGCCCGCCGCCGTGTAGACGGCGCTTCCGGGCTCGTTCGCCGAGACCAGGATTCCGTCCTGCACTTCCTGCCGGATGATTTCGTCGTTTCCGGCGTAGGCCACCGATACGATTTCACCGGCCGCGTCCCGCGTGGCGACGAAGGGCGGGGTCCGGGTCACCGTGCCGCCGAAGATAAACCGCCCATTGCTCTCCCGGTTCGCGGTTTCGAGGATGGACTCGAGCAGCTGGTTGACCTCGATCGCAATTTGCTCGCGCTGGAGGGGGGCGTTGGATCCGGATGCGCCCTGGAGCGTCAGTTCGCGAACCCGCTGCAACACGCTGATGGACGTCTGGAGCGCGCTGTCGCTCTCCTGCAGTCCCGGGCCCAGGTTGCTGATATTGGTGATGTACTGTTCGTTTTTCGAAACTTCGCCGCGGGCGCTAATGGCGCGGCGCGTTTCCAGCGTGCCGTCGCTCGGGCGGTTCACAGCCTGGCCGGTCGAGAGCTGTTCCTGAAGCGCCAGAATGCGCAGCTGCTGCCGCGTCAGGTCGTTCAGCACCCGGTCAACCAGAAGTTGTTGTGTCGTGCGTACCGCGCCCATGGCGTCCTGTTCTATCCCCGGTGGTCGATGAGGGCCGGGGCCGCGTGCTCGGGCCGCGGCGCGGCGCCCTGTCCGGTATAGCCGCCCTGATCCGGCGCGCAAAGCGAGAGTGCGGACAGCGTTTCGTTGATTACCTGTAGCGTGCGGCGCATGACCCGGTTATTGTCGCGGACGAGCCGGCGGGTGGACTCGAGCGTGGCCCGCATCAACACCTGGAATTCCAGCATCCTCTGGCGCCAGGGTTCCGGCGCCACCGCGATCAGCCCGCTCAGGGTCTGCTGTTCCCGGGGCAGGTCGAAATGATCCACCACCCGCCGCACGAGCGCGAGGCGCACTTGTTCCGCCGCGACCGCCTGCCGGATCAAGACGTGCAGGGCGGTGGCCTTGGCTTCCAGGTACTCGTAGTCGTTGACGCGCGCGCCCCGGCCCATGGCCCGGCATACCACGAGCACGTTCTGCTGGCGCTCCAGCTCGTCGTCGAAGTGCTCACACAGCGCATCGAGCAACTGGGCGATATCCATGTGCTGGCCGTTCATCGCGCGGCGCCTCCCGTTTCTCCGAGCAGTGCCTGCTGGTATTCTTCGCGCGACAGGAGCCCATCCCCGTTGAGGTCGAGCCGTTCAAAGGCCGCGCGGTCCAGCCCGCTCTCGTCCAGACGAAGCATGCCGTCCCCATCGGCGTCGCGCAGGCCGATAAAGCGGTCGCTTTGTTCGGCGGCCTTGGCGCGGCGCGCCTCGGGGCTCATGGCGGCGTCCATCTGCTTGCGAAAAACGTCCGAAAAGGCCTCGTCCGTCACCCGGGGCTGCTTGACCGCGCGCACCAGGGAGGCCGCGCTCCTGACGAGCGCGTTCGCCGCGCCGATGCCACCGAGGATTTCCATGCCATGCTCCTTTTACCCGGGGGCGGCCCGAAAGGTCCGGGTTCCCGGGCGATCTTCGCGCCGCGCAGCGCGCGTCACGATGGGTTTATCGGCACATCGGCCGAGATTCTTCAGTCCACGTTACGGACGGCATTGTGGTAGGCCGCGGCGGCGCGCGCCAGGGGTATGC encodes:
- the flgL gene encoding flagellar hook-associated protein FlgL, whose translation is MGAVRTTQQLLVDRVLNDLTRQQLRILALQEQLSTGQAVNRPSDGTLETRRAISARGEVSKNEQYITNISNLGPGLQESDSALQTSISVLQRVRELTLQGASGSNAPLQREQIAIEVNQLLESILETANRESNGRFIFGGTVTRTPPFVATRDAAGEIVSVAYAGNDEIIRQEVQDGILVSANEPGSAVYTAAGASGADIFQTVLDIRENLRAGDLNALETRLDELASAQEQVLISLARVGSIQNRVDRVRSNLEEINQQLLQVISDNIDADFAETILQLNAQSNALQASLNAGARVIQPSLLNFLS
- a CDS encoding YceI family protein → MKTLIHTSFALAMLAGLGLAGCANPADQTPSAVVSDVAPAADAAPDAAPAAEGTTYTIAPASTISFIGSKVTGSHDGGFNQFAGTVTVPGEDLTQASIEVTIDMTSVWSDADGLTRHLLSADFFEVETYPESRFVSTAIAKEGDAYTVTGDFTLHGVTKSIAFPANLSLAGDKVTASAEFDINRKNFEIVYPGKPDDLIRDEVVIKLNIEATAS